In one Carassius carassius chromosome 48, fCarCar2.1, whole genome shotgun sequence genomic region, the following are encoded:
- the si:dkey-222p3.1 gene encoding CD276 antigen, translating to MLKSVLPVCFFILLLNEASVQDTVQGFIGDSALLPCHPKTGQLKVITAHWRYDDHKNVYDILNGQGKTKEQDAEYKGRTETFPAEFSKGNFSLRLGNLRKSDEGSYCCFTPESDESKCINLQVTEKPREIQEKQNSNGGVETTAGRIVSLLIPLFSAAVLLCV from the exons ATGCTCAAAAG tGTGTTGCCCGTCTGTTTCTTTATACTGCTTTTGAATGAAG CATCTGTGCAGGACACAGTTCAGGGTTTTATCGGAGATTCTGCACTTTTGCCGTGTCATCCTAAGACCGGGCAGCTTAAAGTCATCACTGCACACTGGAGATATGACGACCACAaaaatgtttacgacatattaAATGGCCAAGGGAAGACGAAGGAGCAGGACGCAGAGTACAAGGGCAGAACAGAAACGTTCCCTGCAGAGTTTTCGAAAGGCAACTTCTCCCTCAGGCTTGGGAATCTCCGGAAAAGTGATGAAGGGTCGTACTGCTGCTTCACGCCTGAGTCGGATGAAAGCAAATGCATAAATCTTCAAGTCACAG aaaAACCAAGAGAAATCCAAGAGAAACAAAACTCAAACGGTGGAGTTGAAACCACAGCCGGGAGAATTGTATCTCTGTTAATTCCTCTCTTCTCTGCT